The Candidatus Zixiibacteriota bacterium genome contains a region encoding:
- a CDS encoding MoxR family ATPase, which yields MTSSDSFSDTEAMKNLKLAHQKIKAEIGKVIIGQDEVVEQLLISLLSAGHCLLVGVPGLAKTLLISTLAQVLNLKFNRIQFTPDLMPSDITGTEIIDDDRTTGKRAFRFVKGPVFANIILADEINRTPPKTQAALLQAMQEHEVTAAGETYSLEEPFFVLATQNPIEQEGTYPLPEAQLDRFMFNVFVDYPSDIEEREIVKSTTAILQYDLNPILGAEDIIAFQQLVRRVPVSDHLVEYAVALVRATRPSEANALDFVKNWVNWGAGPRASQYLILAAKTKAILDGRPTPGPEDVRFAAYPVMRHRIVTSFNAEADGVDTMEIIRRILETVKEKS from the coding sequence ATGACATCATCTGACTCGTTTTCCGATACAGAGGCAATGAAAAACCTGAAATTAGCTCATCAGAAAATCAAGGCTGAGATCGGCAAAGTGATAATCGGTCAGGACGAGGTGGTCGAACAGTTGCTGATTTCGTTGCTGTCGGCGGGGCATTGTCTGCTTGTGGGCGTACCCGGTCTGGCCAAAACGCTGCTAATATCAACTCTTGCCCAGGTTCTCAACCTCAAGTTCAATCGCATTCAGTTCACACCCGATCTGATGCCGTCCGATATTACGGGCACAGAAATAATCGATGATGACCGTACCACCGGCAAACGAGCGTTTCGTTTTGTCAAGGGTCCCGTCTTTGCCAATATCATTCTAGCCGATGAAATCAACCGCACCCCCCCCAAGACTCAGGCCGCACTGCTTCAGGCGATGCAGGAACATGAAGTTACCGCTGCCGGTGAGACGTACAGTCTCGAGGAGCCGTTCTTTGTCCTGGCGACACAGAACCCGATTGAGCAGGAAGGTACCTACCCGCTACCGGAGGCGCAACTTGACCGCTTCATGTTCAACGTGTTCGTCGATTACCCCAGTGACATTGAGGAACGAGAAATCGTGAAGTCAACCACGGCGATTCTTCAATACGATCTTAACCCGATTCTTGGCGCTGAAGACATTATTGCCTTTCAACAACTTGTGCGCCGGGTACCGGTGTCGGATCATCTGGTCGAGTATGCGGTCGCACTGGTGCGAGCCACCCGACCAAGCGAAGCCAACGCCCTCGACTTTGTCAAAAACTGGGTCAACTGGGGTGCGGGACCTCGCGCCTCGCAGTATTTGATCCTGGCTGCCAAGACAAAAGCCATTCTCGATGGTCGTCCAACACCGGGACCGGAGGATGTTCGCTTTGCGGCTTATCCTGTGATGCGGCATCGGATCGTGACTTCGTTTAATGCTGAAGCCGACGGCGTCGATACTATGGAAATCATCCGCCGTATACTGGAAACGGTGAAGGAGAAGTCTTAG
- the hutU gene encoding urocanate hydratase — translation MKPKKCRAPRGTKISCQGWHQEAAYRMINNNLDPAVAENAKELIIYGGIGKAARNWDCYTAICRSLKSLKNDETLLVQSGKPVGIFQTHDYAPRVLIANSNLVPAWATWDEFRRLDALGLMMFGQMTAGSWIYIGAQGIIQGTYESFAAAADKHFDGDLSGRWILTGGMGGMGGAQPMAGTMAGACILVVEVDEARITRRVKEGFCDIKTRSLDKALKMIDEFTSQKKAVSIGLVGNAATIFAEIYRRGIRPDIVTDQTSAHDELNGYVPEGYSMAEAKRLRKKDPKGYIKRSYKAMAKHCEAMIKFHKGGSVTFDYGNNLRGQAKTAGVKNAFAYEGFVPLFVRPLFCQGRGPFRWVALSGDPKDIHTTDKIIQREFKHNHSLMRWIKMAHDRIPFQGLPARICWLGYGERARFADILNTYVKKGKIKAPIVIGRDHLDCGSVASPYRETEGMIDTSDAVADWPLLNGMLNAVSGASWVSIHHGGGVGMGNAIHAGQVIVADGTAMMKKRLNRVLTNDPGTGIMRHVDAGYDDAVKFARKHKVKIPMKKK, via the coding sequence ATGAAACCGAAGAAATGCCGCGCCCCGCGTGGGACCAAGATATCGTGCCAGGGGTGGCATCAGGAAGCCGCCTATCGAATGATTAACAACAACCTCGATCCGGCCGTGGCTGAAAATGCGAAGGAGTTGATTATCTATGGCGGCATCGGTAAAGCAGCCCGCAACTGGGATTGCTATACGGCTATCTGTCGGTCGTTGAAATCTCTCAAGAACGATGAAACCCTGCTCGTACAATCAGGCAAACCGGTGGGAATATTCCAGACCCACGACTACGCCCCGCGAGTGTTGATCGCCAACAGTAATCTCGTGCCTGCCTGGGCGACATGGGATGAGTTCCGCCGGCTTGATGCACTGGGACTAATGATGTTCGGTCAGATGACGGCCGGAAGCTGGATCTATATCGGCGCACAGGGGATTATTCAGGGAACGTACGAATCATTTGCCGCCGCGGCGGACAAACATTTTGACGGCGACCTGTCCGGACGCTGGATTCTCACCGGTGGCATGGGCGGTATGGGTGGCGCTCAACCGATGGCGGGGACTATGGCCGGAGCATGTATTCTTGTGGTCGAAGTTGACGAAGCGCGGATAACCCGCCGAGTAAAAGAAGGTTTTTGCGACATCAAGACTCGCTCTCTCGACAAAGCGCTTAAGATGATCGATGAGTTTACATCGCAGAAAAAAGCGGTGTCAATCGGACTGGTTGGCAACGCGGCGACTATCTTCGCAGAAATATACCGGCGCGGGATTAGGCCCGACATTGTAACTGACCAAACCTCGGCTCACGACGAACTAAATGGTTATGTTCCCGAAGGGTACAGCATGGCCGAGGCCAAACGTCTTCGCAAGAAAGACCCCAAAGGATATATCAAACGATCCTACAAGGCGATGGCTAAGCATTGTGAAGCGATGATCAAATTTCATAAGGGCGGGAGTGTGACCTTTGACTACGGCAACAACCTTCGCGGTCAGGCCAAAACGGCCGGAGTGAAAAACGCTTTTGCCTATGAAGGTTTTGTGCCGCTGTTCGTTCGTCCGCTATTTTGTCAGGGACGGGGACCATTCCGATGGGTGGCGCTCTCTGGCGATCCGAAAGATATTCACACTACCGACAAAATCATCCAGCGCGAGTTCAAACATAATCATTCCCTGATGCGCTGGATCAAGATGGCTCACGACCGCATTCCGTTTCAGGGATTGCCTGCGCGTATCTGCTGGTTGGGTTACGGAGAGCGGGCGCGGTTCGCCGACATCTTGAACACGTATGTTAAGAAGGGTAAAATCAAGGCTCCGATTGTTATCGGGCGTGACCATCTTGATTGCGGTAGCGTGGCTTCTCCTTATCGCGAGACTGAAGGCATGATTGACACCAGCGATGCGGTTGCTGACTGGCCGTTGCTCAATGGAATGCTTAACGCTGTCTCAGGTGCGTCGTGGGTGTCGATTCACCACGGTGGCGGAGTCGGAATGGGCAATGCCATTCATGCCGGGCAGGTGATTGTGGCCGACGGTACGGCAATGATGAAGAAACGGCTCAATCGTGTTCTGACCAACGATCCGGGAACCGGTATAATGCGCCATGTTGATGCCGGTTATGACGATGCTGTCAAGTTTGCGAGGAAACACAAAGTCAAAATCCCAATGAAGAAGAAGTAG
- a CDS encoding polymer-forming cytoskeletal protein, protein MKKLNGSDTEGLMNTIIGKDTVITGTVDVKGALRVDGSVKGKIICSDCVTVGSTGIVEAEVESKTAIVAGKMHGDIVTTEKIELQTNCEMDGDLRTKSLVIEQGALFCGACNMKGTKPDLGFLPPPVEKSEKVAASDKAKGK, encoded by the coding sequence ATGAAAAAACTAAATGGCAGTGACACGGAAGGCCTGATGAATACTATTATTGGCAAAGACACTGTGATTACCGGCACAGTGGATGTGAAGGGAGCGCTGCGTGTTGATGGCTCAGTCAAGGGCAAGATCATTTGCTCTGACTGCGTCACCGTTGGCTCCACCGGTATCGTGGAAGCTGAAGTGGAATCAAAGACCGCCATCGTAGCCGGCAAAATGCATGGCGACATTGTCACCACTGAAAAAATCGAACTGCAGACCAATTGCGAGATGGACGGCGATCTCCGCACAAAATCGTTGGTGATTGAGCAGGGAGCATTGTTCTGTGGAGCCTGCAACATGAAGGGTACTAAGCCAGACCTCGGCTTTCTGCCACCACCGGTGGAGAAATCGGAAAAAGTAGCTGCGTCCGATAAAGCAAAGGGTAAGTAG
- the hutI gene encoding imidazolonepropionase, protein MSEKKATLLIKNIGQLVTMAGPYPRLGRKQLNDIGLIKDGGIAAAGAEVLAVGHSDEVEGQAPLAEGCVVIDAKGAVVTPGLIDPHTHPVFSMTREKEFEMRIAGKNYMEIAQAGGGIRASVRDLRETPKKTLLEKTRKRLDRILRYGVTTIEAKSGYGLSMEAELKQLEVIRDLNQTHTIDLVPTFLGAHEIPDEYRDRRDKYIELINNEMLPAVMESKLAEFSDIFTEEGVYDIEESRCIQQAARQAGLGLKFHADELKSVGGAELAAEMGAISADHLVYISDSGISALAKAGTIAVLLPGTTFSLAGKQYAPAQKMIDEGVAVALSTDCNPGSSYSESLPFMISLAALEMKMTAAEALSAVTVNAACAIDRGGKIGQLQVGMPADIVIWEMADYRELPYHYAVNLVAQVIKGGQMVVGA, encoded by the coding sequence ATGAGTGAAAAGAAAGCAACGCTCTTAATCAAGAACATTGGTCAATTGGTTACGATGGCTGGTCCTTATCCGCGTCTCGGTCGTAAGCAACTCAATGATATCGGCCTGATAAAGGACGGCGGCATAGCCGCTGCCGGGGCTGAGGTTCTCGCGGTCGGACACTCTGACGAGGTGGAAGGGCAAGCCCCTCTGGCTGAAGGATGTGTTGTCATTGATGCTAAAGGGGCGGTGGTGACGCCGGGGCTGATCGATCCGCACACCCACCCCGTGTTCTCTATGACCAGAGAAAAAGAATTCGAGATGCGTATCGCCGGCAAAAACTATATGGAGATCGCTCAGGCGGGCGGGGGTATTCGCGCTTCGGTTCGCGATCTGCGTGAAACCCCAAAGAAGACATTGCTGGAGAAAACAAGAAAACGGCTGGATCGCATATTACGATATGGCGTGACGACAATCGAAGCAAAATCCGGGTACGGTTTGTCAATGGAAGCAGAGCTGAAACAGCTCGAAGTGATCCGCGATCTGAACCAGACCCACACCATTGACCTGGTGCCAACCTTTCTGGGTGCGCACGAGATCCCCGACGAATACCGGGATCGTCGCGACAAATATATTGAACTCATCAACAACGAAATGCTACCAGCCGTGATGGAAAGCAAGCTTGCGGAGTTCTCCGATATCTTCACAGAAGAAGGCGTTTACGACATCGAAGAATCACGGTGTATCCAGCAAGCTGCACGGCAGGCAGGACTGGGATTGAAGTTTCATGCCGACGAACTAAAATCGGTCGGCGGTGCGGAGCTGGCAGCTGAGATGGGGGCGATTTCAGCTGACCATCTGGTTTATATCTCCGATAGCGGCATCAGTGCGCTGGCCAAAGCCGGCACCATAGCGGTACTGTTGCCGGGTACGACTTTTTCGCTGGCCGGTAAACAGTACGCTCCGGCGCAGAAGATGATTGATGAAGGAGTGGCGGTGGCGCTTTCGACCGATTGTAATCCCGGTTCGAGTTATAGCGAGTCGTTGCCGTTTATGATCTCACTGGCCGCCCTGGAAATGAAGATGACGGCAGCCGAGGCATTGTCGGCAGTAACGGTCAACGCCGCCTGCGCTATTGATCGCGGAGGAAAGATTGGCCAGCTGCAAGTCGGCATGCCGGCCGATATAGTGATCTGGGAAATGGCTGATTATCGGGAACTACCATACCACTACGCTGTAAACCTGGTAGCGCAAGTTATCAAGGGTGGGCAGATGGTGGTGGGGGCATAA
- a CDS encoding DUF58 domain-containing protein yields the protein MATSNGADGGVCRPRNHSYTASIGNVTQPGDACERSRRATLSGVPVNTDHRKYLDPEIVSKLKGMEMRARMVVEGFIAGLHKSPYHGFSVEFAEHRQYMPGDNIRDIDWKVYAKSDRYYIKQYEEETNLKAYLLLDCSASMAYQSGDRIRKLDYAGLVCGALSYLMLRQRDAVGLVTFDDTIRRYIPPRSKSGHLHVLLNEIASQTPSDKTDISVTLHEMADRIKRRGLVIILSDLLDDASKIISGLKHFRYNKHEVIVFHILDPRERDFAFPREAVFKDMETGDEITTSPYQIRGSFGKAVRAFSDEIASACRQANIDYHPIDTAMPFDKALYAFLAKRERLY from the coding sequence ATGGCCACTTCAAATGGGGCAGACGGGGGCGTCTGCCGCCCACGAAATCATTCGTATACTGCAAGTATCGGTAATGTTACCCAACCAGGCGATGCCTGTGAGCGGAGTCGAAGGGCGACACTGTCTGGAGTCCCGGTGAATACCGACCATCGCAAATATCTCGATCCCGAAATCGTCTCCAAACTCAAGGGGATGGAGATGCGGGCACGTATGGTTGTCGAGGGGTTTATTGCCGGGTTGCATAAATCCCCCTACCATGGTTTCTCGGTCGAGTTCGCCGAACACCGGCAGTACATGCCGGGCGATAACATCCGCGACATTGATTGGAAGGTTTACGCCAAAAGCGACCGTTATTACATCAAACAGTACGAGGAAGAAACCAATCTCAAGGCTTACCTGCTGCTGGATTGCTCCGCCTCTATGGCCTACCAGTCGGGCGACCGGATACGCAAACTCGACTACGCCGGCCTGGTGTGTGGTGCGTTGTCGTACTTGATGCTGCGCCAACGCGATGCGGTCGGGTTGGTGACATTTGACGACACCATCCGGCGTTACATTCCGCCGCGCTCCAAGTCGGGACACTTGCATGTTCTGCTAAACGAGATTGCATCACAGACTCCCAGCGACAAAACTGATATTTCGGTCACCCTGCACGAGATGGCCGACCGGATCAAACGGCGCGGGTTGGTGATTATTCTTTCGGACCTGCTGGATGACGCCTCGAAGATTATCAGTGGGCTGAAACATTTCCGCTATAATAAGCACGAGGTGATTGTCTTTCATATTCTTGATCCTCGCGAGCGGGATTTTGCATTCCCGCGTGAGGCGGTGTTTAAGGATATGGAGACAGGCGATGAGATTACTACTTCGCCGTACCAGATCAGGGGGTCATTTGGCAAAGCGGTCCGTGCTTTCTCGGACGAAATCGCCTCCGCCTGTCGCCAGGCCAATATCGACTATCATCCTATTGATACTGCGATGCCCTTCGACAAAGCGTTGTATGCGTTCCTGGCTAAGAGGGAGCGGTTGTATTAG
- a CDS encoding T9SS type A sorting domain-containing protein: MLFKQAFQIGVVVLVAISSSNASVSLKLEATYVVPGLAQDIRYVKFNDIDGDGLMELLISEGENVLLYSPALDSILFQYQVTEAYLGQILFADVNRDSVPDVVIGTYAEGTYSTWVITLNTFDGSSGFVAVSPLNVSVNKTMILMQHFITDLKAFDINRDGYNEVLFSFDSLWAGTAEQVVGSTRLYHSLPDSLIWRGKFEISDARLGQYAEDAVVIASRRTAYAIDHFVHEQSEDIFPIIFNSDGISGPSISYFEPQHCYGHYRTFLNSQGAYCAGNISGDESVLEVVSVHSWYQYCSESLGGDPIMDTSGANLIMHRVFSTDSSELAWAMPESGYHALAFDPSYHGKFIALSSEGKMVMFSIDDGTPVDSCDLPPGEMFWDYTYNDGIPALVIMNGNEVSIYSVGVSTGVDDETDDSHLPRNFLLHQPYPNPFNATQTIPITLNRRSTLSVEIFNLLGQKVTTLFEGTEGPGARQYSWEAGKYSSGVYLVRVQSGEETATRKVVLIK, encoded by the coding sequence ATGTTGTTCAAGCAGGCTTTCCAGATCGGGGTTGTTGTTCTCGTAGCAATATCTTCCTCTAACGCATCAGTCAGTCTGAAGCTGGAGGCCACGTATGTTGTTCCCGGTCTGGCACAAGACATTCGGTATGTGAAGTTCAATGACATTGATGGTGACGGACTAATGGAGCTGTTGATCTCGGAGGGAGAGAACGTGCTTCTCTATTCACCCGCATTGGATTCGATTCTATTCCAATACCAGGTTACCGAGGCATACCTGGGCCAGATTCTGTTTGCTGATGTCAATCGCGACTCCGTTCCGGACGTGGTGATAGGCACTTATGCGGAGGGTACGTACTCGACATGGGTGATTACCTTAAACACTTTCGATGGATCCTCCGGTTTCGTTGCAGTATCCCCGCTCAATGTATCCGTAAATAAAACCATGATCCTCATGCAACACTTCATTACAGATCTAAAGGCGTTTGATATCAATCGCGACGGGTACAACGAAGTTCTGTTTTCGTTTGACTCACTGTGGGCTGGCACTGCCGAGCAAGTGGTCGGATCTACCCGTTTGTATCACTCACTTCCCGACTCTCTTATTTGGCGTGGGAAGTTTGAAATAAGCGATGCCCGGCTCGGGCAATATGCGGAGGATGCAGTTGTCATCGCCAGTCGCCGAACAGCCTATGCGATCGACCATTTCGTACATGAACAATCGGAAGATATTTTCCCAATAATATTTAACAGCGACGGCATTTCAGGCCCAAGCATTAGCTATTTCGAGCCGCAGCACTGCTACGGTCATTACCGAACCTTTCTGAATTCGCAGGGAGCTTATTGTGCTGGGAATATAAGCGGCGATGAGTCCGTACTGGAAGTTGTCAGTGTTCACAGTTGGTATCAGTATTGTTCCGAAAGCCTTGGCGGGGATCCGATAATGGATACATCGGGGGCGAATCTCATAATGCATCGCGTCTTTTCGACAGATTCGTCCGAGCTGGCTTGGGCTATGCCAGAAAGCGGGTATCATGCTCTTGCTTTCGACCCGAGCTACCATGGGAAGTTTATTGCTCTCTCCAGTGAAGGCAAGATGGTGATGTTCAGCATCGACGATGGAACTCCTGTTGATAGTTGTGATCTTCCTCCCGGCGAGATGTTCTGGGACTATACTTACAATGATGGCATTCCAGCTTTGGTAATCATGAATGGCAACGAAGTCTCCATCTACAGTGTGGGGGTCTCAACCGGCGTTGATGATGAAACTGATGATTCACATTTGCCCCGAAACTTCTTGCTCCATCAGCCTTATCCTAATCCGTTCAATGCAACACAGACAATCCCGATCACTCTGAACCGCAGATCAACTTTGTCCGTAGAGATCTTCAATCTGTTGGGGCAGAAAGTCACAACGCTGTTCGAGGGTACGGAAGGTCCTGGGGCTAGGCAGTATTCATGGGAAGCCGGGAAGTACTCCAGTGGCGTCTATCTGGTCAGAGTTCAGAGCGGTGAGGAAACCGCAACCAGGAAAGTGGTTTTAATCAAGTAG